A single region of the Pristiophorus japonicus isolate sPriJap1 unplaced genomic scaffold, sPriJap1.hap1 HAP1_SCAFFOLD_408, whole genome shotgun sequence genome encodes:
- the LOC139250667 gene encoding probable G-protein coupled receptor 139 translates to MRKRVLEDHAIKSDTKLMVYENVDIASLLESITSGMNSDHHTAPQRGNRNLRTVDSNVTTMDQNLKKMDWNVTTNGRSFILYFNFLVAHYEELSLVLRMRYAFRIIQYIYYPVLAVVGFAVNILTIVILPRGKCGLSRCVTRYLVAMAVTDLLVIILDLILRHIPILYQKEFHFVRSFHVCNIHAVLLHAATDCSVWFTVSFTFDRFLAICCQNLKTKYCTERTAAVVLGTVTLLSGLKNIFWYFMLTRFYTLSNMPWFCYITDDVLYSPVWGAITFLHYILTPCIPFALILLLNIVTARHIILASRARRQLLGASSGECPSDPEMASRRNSIILLFVISGNFILLWAVFMVNSIWTQMYFLGYDSVYIPFYVMDIGFMLQILSCCTNTAIYAVTQTKFRQQLKNVGKYPFTLILKLIKR, encoded by the exons ACATAGCCAGCCTACT TGAGAGCATTACCTCTGGCATGAACAGCGATCATCacactgctccacagagagggAATCGGAATCTGAGAACAGTAGATTCGAATGTTACAACAATGGATCAGAATCTGAAAAAaatggattggaatgttacaacaaatgGCAGGAGTTTCATCTTGTATTTTAACTTTCTTGTTGCACATTATGAGGAACTATCATTAGTATTGCGAATGCGTTATGCATTTCgtattattcaatacatttactATCCCGTCCTTGCGGTTGTTGGTTTTGCTG tgaacatcctgacgattgtgatcttgcctcgtggaaagtgcggtctctccagatgtgtcactcgctatctggtggccatggcagtgacggatcttctggtcattatcctcgacctgatactgaggcacattccgattcttTATCAGAAAGAGTTCCATTTCGTGCGGTCCTTCCACGTGTGTAATATTCACgccgtcttacttcacgcagccacagactgttctgtctggttcactgtcagtttcacctttgatcgctttttggccatttgttgccagaatctgaaaactaaatattgcaccgagagaacggcggctgtggttctgggaaccgtgactttgctgagcgggttgaagaacattttctggtattttatgttgacACGTTTCTATACGCTTTCAAACATGCCATGGTTTTGCTATATAACAGATGATGTTCTGTATTCACCGGTCTGGGGAGCAATCAcattccttcattatattctcaccccatgtatcccatttgctctgattctgctgctcaatattgtcaccgccaggcatattatattggccagcagagcccgcaggcaactcctgggtgccagcagtggggagtgtcccagtgaccctgaGATGGCCAGCCGcaggaattccatcattttactgtttgttatctccggcaatttcatcctgttgtgggcggtgtttatggtgaattctatatggacccagatgtactttttggggtatgattctgtatatatacctttttatgtaatggacattggattcatgctgcagatactgagttgctgcacaaacacggcaatttatgccgtgacccagactaagttcagacagcagttgaagaatgtagggaaatatcccttcacactgattctgaaattaattaaacgatga